Proteins encoded together in one Ptiloglossa arizonensis isolate GNS036 chromosome 9, iyPtiAriz1_principal, whole genome shotgun sequence window:
- the LOC143151663 gene encoding band 7 protein AGAP004871, with the protein MVHYGCAKTDSGGVECFVEFKESRIPNSQMTEGNRIGAMTKLVEILATIGSFLLVLVTFPFSLCFTFKVVQEYERAVVFRMGRLKEDAYGPGTFFVMPCVDSCVRVDLRTVSFDVPPQEVLTKDSVTVSVDAVVYYRIKEPLNAVVKIANYSHSTRLLAASTLRTVLGTRSLAEILSERETISHTMQTCLDEATDPWGVKVERVEIKDVRLPVQLQRAMATEAEAAREARAKVIAAEGEMLASRALKEASDVISMSPAALQLRYLQTLSNISAEKNSTIIFPLPVEFLTPFFTGGCHSKTNQDDPRIPSKLLDPKSVKVQCDVHSNVDNLQPMKHSSTNRAFRSELRKDIDFNTRTTVFALRNPRLRVLAVVSNELERIKSPDNCPDLCEAYTIVPGPDYRRIEQRWTIP; encoded by the exons ATGGTACACTACGGATGCGCGAAGACCGACAGCGGTGGAGTCGAGTGCTTCGTCGAGTTCA AGGAATCCAGGATCCCTAACTCGCAGATGACCGAGGGGAACAGGATCGGCGCGATGACGAAACTGGTCGAGATCCTCGCGACCATCGGATCCTTTCTGCTGGTGCTCGTCACGTTTCCGTTCTCGCTGTGCTTCACGTTCAAGGTCGTGCAGGAGTACGAGAGAGCTGTCGTGTTCAGAATGGGACGATTGAAGGAGGACGCCTACGGACCAG GAACGTTCTTCGTGATGCCGTGTGTCGACAGCTGCGTGCGGGTCGACCTGAGGACGGTATCCTTCGACGTGCCGCCCCAGGAAGTCCTCACCAAGGACTCGGTGACGGTCAGCGTGGACGCGGTGGTCTATTACCGTATAAAGGAGCCTTTGAACGCCGTTGTCAAGATAGCCAATTACAG CCACTCGACTCGACTGTTGGCTGCCAGTACGCTGAGAACGGTCCTGGGAACTCGGAGCTTGGCCGAGATCCTTTCCGAACGGGAGACCATCTCTCACACCATGCAGACGTGTCTGGACGAGGCCACGGATCCTTGGGGCGTCAAGGTCGAACGCGTCGAAAT AAAGGACGTTCGACTTCCGGTGCAGCTGCAACGAGCCATGGCCACGGAGGCGGAAGCTGCAAGGGAGGCACGAGCAAAAGTGATTGCGGCGGAAGGCGAGATGCTGGCTTCCCGTGCTCTGAAAGAGGCCAGCGATGTCATTTCCATGAGTCCGGCAGCTCTTCAG CTACGATACCTGCAAACGCTGAGCAACATATCCGCGGAGAAGAACTCGACCATCATCTTTCCACTGCCGGTGGAATTTCTGACGCCCTTCTTCACCGGTGGCTGCCACTCGAAAACGAATCAAGACGACCCGAGGATCCCCTCGAAGCTGCTCGACCCGAAATCGGTGAAAGTTCAATGCGACGTTCACTCGAACGTCGACAACCTCCAGCCGATGAAACA TTCGTCGACGAACCGCGCTTTTCGCTCGGAGTTGCGCAAAGACATTGATTTCAATACACG AACCACCGTGTTCGCGTTGCGTAACCCTCGATTACGCGTTCTCGCTGTTGTCTCTAACGAGCTCGAAAGGATAAAATCCCCGGATAATTGTCCCGATCTCTGCGAAGCGTACACCATCGTACCCGGTCCCGATTATCGACGCATCGAACAACGATGGACAATTCCGTAA